GCCGAAAAATTTAATAATAGTATTTCAGATTATTTTTAAATATGAAAACCATTTCTCAACTATTAATCTTTTTAAGAAATTAAGTTATGTGCGGCATAGTTGGAATCGTTTCTTCAAATGATGTAAATCAACAAATTTACGATAGTCTTTTGCTTTTGCAGCATAGGGGGCAAGACTCAACAGGTATAGCAACAATGGAAAATACTGTTTTTCATATACATAAGGTTAAAGGTCAGGTTAATACTGCTTATAGAACTAGAGATATGAGAAATTTAATTGGCAAAATTGGATTGGGTCATGTTAGGTATGCAACAAAGGGATCAGCAGAAAGTGTAGAAGAAGCACAGCCTTTTTATGTTAATGCTCCCTATGGAATTGTTTTGATACATAATGGAAACTTGACTAATACCAGAGATTTAGAAAAACAGTTGTTTAATGTCGACAAGCGGCATACAAATTCTTCAAGTGATACTGAAATGTTATTAAATGTATTCGCGACAGAATTACAAGAACAAATTCATAATCAAGAATTAGAACCTGATATTATTTTTAATGCCGTCAAATCTTTACATAATAGAATTCAGGGATCATATGCTTCAATTGCATTAATTTCAGGACATGGTTTATTAGCATTTAGAGATCCTTTTGGTATTAGGCCTTTAGTCATAGGGAAAAGACTTTCATTAACCACAAAAAAAGAAGAATGGATGGTTGCAAGCGAATCTTTAGTTCTTGAGAATAATGATTATCAAGTAGTGAGAGATGTAGATCCAGGAGAAGCAGTTTTTATAAATCTTGATGGAGAGTTTTTCTCTAAGCAATGTTCTGAAAATCCAATGTTATTTCCCTGTGCTTTTGAATATGTTTACTTAGCTAGGCCAGATTCAATTATGAATGGAATTTCAGTCTATAAAGCTCGTTTAAAGATGGGAGATTATTTAGCAGAAACAATAAAAGAAACAATCAATTCAGGAGATATTGATGTAGTTATGCCTATTCCTGATTCTTCTAGACCCGCGGCAATGCAAGTTGCAAGACAGTTAGGGATAGAATATAGGGAAGGTTTTTTTAAAAATAGATATGTTGGTAGAACATTCATAATGCCTGGTCAGCAGAAACGTAAGAAATCTGTAAGGCAAAAATTAAATGCCATGAGTGCAGAGTTTAAAAATAAAAATGTATTAATTGTTGATGACTCGATAGTAAGAGGTACTACTTCAAAAGAAATTGTCCAGATGGCTAAAGATGCAGGAGCAAATAAAGTTTTTTTTACATCAGCAGCTCCTCCTGTTCGTTATCCTCACGTTTATGGAATTAATATGCCCAATAGAGATGAGTTAATAGCTCATAATAGGACAATAAACGAAATCGCCGATAAACTTGAAATTGATAACCTTGTTTATCAAAGTGTTGAAAGTTTGCGTAAAGCTATAATAAGTGATTCTCCTATAAAAGATTTGGAGATGAGTTGCTTTACTGGTTCTTATGTAACAGGAACAGTAAATCAAGAATACTTAAATTGGGTTGAAAATGAATATAAATCTTAGTCAATAAAGTTTTCAAGTCGGAAACAATTTTCAAGGTATTCATCCCTATCTAATTTTAAAAAATCAATCAAAAAATTTGATTTATTGGATTTTAAATTTAATTTATTTAGGTCCAATCTTGCAGATTTATTTTTATTAGTTTCTATATCAAGATGATGGTTACTTGTAATTATTTTGAAAAAGTAATCGTTTTTAAGTTGGGTTTTTTCATTCAAATATCCTAAGCTGTATTCATTTGAGCAGTAAATTTCATTGCTATTTATGCAAAAGATTTTTCCTTGTTTAGATATTAAAAAAATATTTTCTCCATCACGGAATGTACAACAAGAAACGATTTTTTCGGATGGTAAAAGTTTTGCAATTATTAATCCTTGGGATTGTTTAGAAGTTGGCGTTAAAAATTTAGTTGATAAATTAAATTTAAAAATTCTTCCTATTGAGGTTAATATTATTAAATCTTTGTTTTCATTACAAATAAAAGAATCAATTGTTTTTAAATTATTTTTTAATTTTGTAATAGTGAAAGATCTATTACTTTTAATCATATCTTCATCAAATAAAACTTTTTTAAATCTTCCATCTGAATTTAATACGCATAAATAATTTTTAGTTTCTTTTTTAATTGAATGAAAATTTATTATTTCACTAGAATGAATATTTCCAAGAACTTTATTATCTAATTTATAGTCTTTATTAATACTTGATTCCCAATCAATGGTAAAAACTTTTCCTGTATTTGTGATTCCAATTAATTTTATATTTTTTTCAATATTGCATATAAATTTTTGAATATTTTTATTATCTATAATTTTATTTATAACCTCAAATGATTTCTTGTAATTACCTAAAATCATTCTTTTTAAATAAAGTCTATTGTCTATACATAACTTAGTTTTTTTACTTATAAAGTCTTCTAATATTTGATTATTAATCGTTTCTAATTCTTCATTTTGATTTATATTTTTAATTATTTTTGTTTTTCGTATAACATTGTATTTTGTTTTTAATATTAATAATTCTTCTATGAGTAATTTAAGTAATAATTCTCTTTCGTTCAATAATTTTTGAAAATAATTCTTTTTTTCTTCTAAATTTTTTATTTCATTATCAATTTGATTTTTCTCTAGATTTGTTAATTTTTTTAGAGGCATATCTAAAACTGAATTTGCCTGTTTTTCACTTAAGAAGAAATTTTCAATTAATTTTGATTTAGCTTCTGCAGAATTTTCTGATCCTTCAATAATTGCGATAACTTTTTTTATGTTTTTTGTAGCTTTAGATAAACCTTCTGATATTTCTAGTTTATCAAGGGTGTTTTTTAGAAAGTAAAAAGTTCTTTTTCTGATTGTTTCTTCTCTAAATTCAAGAAAATAGTTGAGATATTTTTTCAGATTTAGTTGTACAGGCTTGCCTTTTATTAATGCTAAGAATATTGCTCCAAAGTTTGTTTGGAGAGTTGTTTTTTTATATAAGTTTGAAATAACAAGTTCAGAATTAGAATCTTTTTTTAGTTCTATTACAATTCTCATTCCATTTCTGTCGCTCTCATCCCTAATATCAGAAATCCCAAGAATCTTGCCTGAATTAACAAGTTCTGCGAGTTTTTCAATCCAACTTGCTTTGTTAATTTGGTATGGAAGTTCCGTAATTATTATTGCATTCTTTTTATGTTTCCCTTTGCCTAAATTTACCTCTTCCGTATTTACAACTCCTCTTATCGTTATAGATCCTTTTCCAGTTAGATAAAGTTCTTCTATTGCAGGACTATAAATTAATTCTCCGCCTGTAGGAAAATCAGGTCCTTTGATAATGTTAGAAAGTTTTTTATCACTAATATCTTTATTTTTAACTAAGGCAACTAAACCATTTACAATTTCGCCTAGGTTGTGAGGAGGAATATTAGTTGCCATGCCAACAGCAATACCTGATGAGCCGTTCAACAATAAAAATGGAAGTTGGGCTGGAAGAACATCTGGTTCTTTTTGAGAACCGTCAAAGTTATTTGAAAAGTTAACTGTGTCTGATCCAATTTCTTCAAGAAATCCTTTATAAGCTATTGGAGCTAATCTGGTCTCAGTATATCTCATGGCTGCGGGCGGATCATTATCTACTGATCCAAAATTGCCATGACCATCAAGAGTAGGATATTTAGTTGAAAAATTTTGTACTAGCTTTACTAATGCATCATATACCGCTTGATCTCCGTGAGGATGGTATTTTCCAAGCACATCTCCAACAACTCTTGCACACTTCCTAAATGGTTTATCAGGTGTTAAACCTAATTCGTGCATTGCAAATATGATTCTTCGTTGGACAGGCTTAAGACCGTCTCTTGCATCTGGCAAAGCACGTCCAACTATTACGCTCATTGCATACTCCAAATAAGAACGTTGCATTTCTTCGTGAAGTGAGATGGAAGTGAAGTTTTTCTTATCCATAAGGGCGCATAATTAATAATTATTAATTAACTAAATTAAGACTAATAGGTAAAATAATATTTACCAGTATTGAATATTAAGATGATTCATTTATTTTGGATTTTGCAAGTATTACATCTTTTTTAAGCTGTTCATTTTGTAAAAGAATTTCTGTAGAGGATTGTAATTTTTCTCCCCATAATTGTTCTTTTCTATATTCATAATTGACATATTTGGGATTTTTAGCCAAAGCTTTTTTTGCGAGCTTAATTGCTAATTCAATATCATTAATTCTTAGACATGAAGCTAGTCCTAGTAATGGTTCAGCATTTTCCTGAATTGAGATTGCATTTTCAAAAAGTTTGATTGATAGATTTATATTATTTTTTTCGAAATAAGCTAAACCTTTATTGTTGATGGCTTGCCAGAAATCAGGTTTAATTTTTATAGATTTATCAAACAATTTGATAGCTCCAAAGTAATTTTTTTCCATTAATAAAATATTTCCTAACTGAAAAATAGCTTTGTGGTTATTAGGTTCTATTTTTATTCCTTTTTCTAAAGCAATCTTTGCCTTTTCTCGTTGGGAAATTTTTAAGTAAATATTACTTTTAGCAAAATATACTTCGCTTATTCTTGAATTAATCTGTTCTGCTTTATTTAGAGAATTTAATGCGTTTTTGTATTGTTTTTTAGCCAATTGTGCTTCAGCTAAAATTAACCATAGTTTTTCATCTTTTGCATTTATTTTTACAGCTAATTTGGCTAAGTTAAGACTATCTTCATATTGTCCAAAATAAAGTAGTTGGTATGCATTTTTGCTAATATATAAACTTTGCTTTTGTAAATTTTTTATTGTTGGGAAATAATAATAGGGAACTATTGCTTGAACTTTTTCTATTTGGATACAGTAAAAGCTGATCATTGAGATACAGAATATTTTTTCTAAAAATTTTTTCATATTTTAATTTTTATTATTTAGATTTGCTTGTATGTTTCTTTTCCACATCCATGGTTTAATCCTTTTTAATGTAGTTCCTTTAAGATTTTCTTTCCAAGTTTTATCGTCCCAATTTAATGACTCGTTGTTAAGATTTTTAATCCATTCTTTCGGTCTAGTTTCAAAATTATTATTGTACGGCACTGATTTATTCCAGGGGCACACATCTTGACAAATATCACATCCTGCAACCCATCCGTCTAAATTTTTTTCTATTTTCTTTGGAATAGTTTTTTCTCTGTTTTCTATTGTGTGATACGCAATGCATAGATTTGACTGTATTACAAAGGGTTCTACTATTGCCTTTGTGGGACAATGTTCAATACAAATATCACATTTCCCGCAAAGTGATTGATGAGGTTTATCTGGCATTAAATCTTTTGTAAGGATCATAAAACCCAAAGTAAACCAAGAACCGTTTTTTTTTGTTATTAAATTACTATTTTTGCCTATCCAACCAATTCCTGATTCCTCAGCCCATGCTTTTTCAAGAAGCGGAGAGGTATCAACACATATTTTCCATTCGCAATTAGGAATTTCCAGGTTAATCCACTTACCGATATTCTTTAATTTTTTGTGAATCACTTTATGATAATCTTCGCCTTGACTAAATTTAGCTACCTTGAGGAAGTTATTATTCTTGTTTTCTGAATTAATGTAAGCAAATCCAACGCATAAAACACTTTTTGCATTTTTAAATAGTGAGCCTATATTTTTTCTTTTTTCTGCTTCCATCCATTTCATTTCAGCATGGTGGTTATTTGATAACCATCTTTCTAGTGCAT
This window of the Prochlorococcus marinus XMU1410 genome carries:
- the purF gene encoding amidophosphoribosyltransferase; translation: MCGIVGIVSSNDVNQQIYDSLLLLQHRGQDSTGIATMENTVFHIHKVKGQVNTAYRTRDMRNLIGKIGLGHVRYATKGSAESVEEAQPFYVNAPYGIVLIHNGNLTNTRDLEKQLFNVDKRHTNSSSDTEMLLNVFATELQEQIHNQELEPDIIFNAVKSLHNRIQGSYASIALISGHGLLAFRDPFGIRPLVIGKRLSLTTKKEEWMVASESLVLENNDYQVVRDVDPGEAVFINLDGEFFSKQCSENPMLFPCAFEYVYLARPDSIMNGISVYKARLKMGDYLAETIKETINSGDIDVVMPIPDSSRPAAMQVARQLGIEYREGFFKNRYVGRTFIMPGQQKRKKSVRQKLNAMSAEFKNKNVLIVDDSIVRGTTSKEIVQMAKDAGANKVFFTSAAPPVRYPHVYGINMPNRDELIAHNRTINEIADKLEIDNLVYQSVESLRKAIISDSPIKDLEMSCFTGSYVTGTVNQEYLNWVENEYKS
- a CDS encoding DNA gyrase/topoisomerase IV subunit A, giving the protein MDKKNFTSISLHEEMQRSYLEYAMSVIVGRALPDARDGLKPVQRRIIFAMHELGLTPDKPFRKCARVVGDVLGKYHPHGDQAVYDALVKLVQNFSTKYPTLDGHGNFGSVDNDPPAAMRYTETRLAPIAYKGFLEEIGSDTVNFSNNFDGSQKEPDVLPAQLPFLLLNGSSGIAVGMATNIPPHNLGEIVNGLVALVKNKDISDKKLSNIIKGPDFPTGGELIYSPAIEELYLTGKGSITIRGVVNTEEVNLGKGKHKKNAIIITELPYQINKASWIEKLAELVNSGKILGISDIRDESDRNGMRIVIELKKDSNSELVISNLYKKTTLQTNFGAIFLALIKGKPVQLNLKKYLNYFLEFREETIRKRTFYFLKNTLDKLEISEGLSKATKNIKKVIAIIEGSENSAEAKSKLIENFFLSEKQANSVLDMPLKKLTNLEKNQIDNEIKNLEEKKNYFQKLLNERELLLKLLIEELLILKTKYNVIRKTKIIKNINQNEELETINNQILEDFISKKTKLCIDNRLYLKRMILGNYKKSFEVINKIIDNKNIQKFICNIEKNIKLIGITNTGKVFTIDWESSINKDYKLDNKVLGNIHSSEIINFHSIKKETKNYLCVLNSDGRFKKVLFDEDMIKSNRSFTITKLKNNLKTIDSFICNENKDLIILTSIGRIFKFNLSTKFLTPTSKQSQGLIIAKLLPSEKIVSCCTFRDGENIFLISKQGKIFCINSNEIYCSNEYSLGYLNEKTQLKNDYFFKIITSNHHLDIETNKNKSARLDLNKLNLKSNKSNFLIDFLKLDRDEYLENCFRLENFID
- a CDS encoding tetratricopeptide repeat protein, whose translation is MKKFLEKIFCISMISFYCIQIEKVQAIVPYYYFPTIKNLQKQSLYISKNAYQLLYFGQYEDSLNLAKLAVKINAKDEKLWLILAEAQLAKKQYKNALNSLNKAEQINSRISEVYFAKSNIYLKISQREKAKIALEKGIKIEPNNHKAIFQLGNILLMEKNYFGAIKLFDKSIKIKPDFWQAINNKGLAYFEKNNINLSIKLFENAISIQENAEPLLGLASCLRINDIELAIKLAKKALAKNPKYVNYEYRKEQLWGEKLQSSTEILLQNEQLKKDVILAKSKINESS
- the queG gene encoding tRNA epoxyqueuosine(34) reductase QueG, with protein sequence MIDTIQEKKEISKKLKERAIFEGFTIAGIASIPGSSRIKLRTNALERWLSNNHHAEMKWMEAEKRKNIGSLFKNAKSVLCVGFAYINSENKNNNFLKVAKFSQGEDYHKVIHKKLKNIGKWINLEIPNCEWKICVDTSPLLEKAWAEESGIGWIGKNSNLITKKNGSWFTLGFMILTKDLMPDKPHQSLCGKCDICIEHCPTKAIVEPFVIQSNLCIAYHTIENREKTIPKKIEKNLDGWVAGCDICQDVCPWNKSVPYNNNFETRPKEWIKNLNNESLNWDDKTWKENLKGTTLKRIKPWMWKRNIQANLNNKN